From Rhodovastum atsumiense, a single genomic window includes:
- a CDS encoding cysteine hydrolase family protein — MTEAIPPAETALLLVDLQNDFLDPAGAYGRAGQVAAASAALPGRLVPLTQALRRAGGCVVATQFTLVPGRGGEPIISPHLKALRPFLGRGDFAPGAWGHRLVDALQPADFTVEKIAYSAFYMTRLEWVLRKAGIRRLLVGGIVTNGGVASTVRDAHVRDFDVTVLEDGCAAFDPATHKTAIAALRPVCRIARIAEALAEVMQADTAQ, encoded by the coding sequence ATGACCGAAGCCATTCCCCCGGCCGAGACCGCGCTGCTGCTGGTCGACCTGCAGAACGATTTTCTCGATCCCGCCGGGGCCTATGGCCGGGCCGGGCAGGTCGCGGCGGCGAGCGCGGCCTTGCCGGGCCGTCTGGTACCGCTGACGCAGGCGCTGCGCCGGGCCGGCGGCTGCGTGGTCGCCACGCAGTTCACGCTGGTGCCCGGGCGCGGCGGCGAGCCGATCATCTCGCCGCACCTGAAGGCGCTGCGGCCGTTTCTCGGGCGCGGCGACTTCGCGCCGGGGGCCTGGGGGCACCGGCTGGTGGACGCGCTGCAGCCGGCGGATTTCACAGTGGAGAAGATCGCCTATTCGGCCTTCTACATGACGCGGCTGGAATGGGTGCTGCGCAAGGCCGGGATCCGGCGCCTGCTGGTGGGCGGCATCGTCACCAATGGCGGCGTCGCCTCGACCGTGCGCGACGCGCATGTGCGCGATTTCGACGTGACGGTGCTGGAGGACGGGTGCGCCGCCTTCGATCCGGCGACGCACAAGACGGCGATCGCGGCGCTGCGGCCGGTCTGCCGCATCGCCCGCATCGCCGAGGCCCTCGCCGAAGTGATGCAGGCGGACACGGCACAATGA
- a CDS encoding hydantoinase/oxoprolinase family protein encodes MSQSRSAATIVGVDVGGTFTDLFFYDEATGHFRTAKVPSNRGDEAVGFLEGLRQFGAVAALGSIVHGTTVGTNALLERKGARVGLITTRGFRDVLEMRRRDRRRTWGLTGDFVPVVDRDMRLEVGERTLADGTIREAVDPAEVAAAARHLLAAGAEALAIVFVNSYANPANERAALAAAEAVWPNGNIACSTQILPEIREFERTSTTALNAYLQPVVGSYLGKLDAALREDGFDGRFHIVQSNGGVMSTATARRLPVRTALSGPAAGVIAAAAIARAAGFPDVITGDLGGTSFDVSLVVGGGTSLAAQTTIDFGLVIRTPMIEITTIGAGGGSIAQVDAGGLLQVGPESAGSRPGPVCYGGGNTRPTLTDANVVLGRINAERPIGGKLARLDVEAARAAIAATVAGPLGLSVMEAAEAIVRVANGHMAGAIRLVSIERGHDPARFAAVPFGGGGALHAGALLRDVGLKAALIPRYPGVTSALGCVIADIRHDQVQTVNLALDGLDAGALDRRMVEEARAARAVVDAAGLAMERVDLSFAFDMHYVGQTHTVTVPLPLTVTGGTTGLTEDVARAAFEAAYQESFSRLLPGVPARIVNLRTTAIGRRPHFDLAALAPGPEASLEQARLGTRPVWFDGAWHEAEIFARLLLPVGSVLAGPAILEQPDATIVVDPGLTARVDAWGNVILEPAP; translated from the coding sequence ATGAGCCAGTCCCGCAGCGCGGCGACCATCGTCGGCGTCGATGTCGGCGGTACCTTCACCGACCTGTTCTTCTACGACGAGGCCACCGGGCACTTCCGTACCGCCAAGGTGCCGTCGAACCGCGGCGACGAGGCGGTGGGTTTCCTCGAAGGACTGCGCCAGTTCGGCGCCGTGGCCGCGCTCGGCTCGATCGTGCATGGCACGACGGTCGGCACCAACGCGCTGCTCGAACGCAAAGGTGCGCGCGTCGGCCTGATCACCACGCGCGGCTTCCGCGACGTGCTGGAGATGCGCCGGCGCGACCGCCGCCGCACCTGGGGGCTGACCGGTGATTTCGTGCCGGTGGTGGACCGCGACATGCGCCTGGAGGTGGGCGAGCGTACCCTGGCCGACGGCACCATCCGCGAGGCCGTCGATCCGGCCGAAGTCGCCGCCGCCGCGCGGCACCTGCTGGCGGCGGGGGCCGAGGCGCTGGCCATCGTCTTCGTCAACAGCTACGCCAATCCCGCCAATGAACGCGCGGCGCTCGCCGCCGCCGAGGCGGTTTGGCCGAACGGCAACATCGCCTGCTCGACGCAGATCCTGCCGGAGATCCGCGAATTTGAGCGGACCTCGACGACGGCGCTGAACGCCTATCTGCAGCCGGTGGTGGGCAGCTATCTCGGCAAGCTGGACGCGGCGCTGCGCGAGGACGGGTTCGACGGCCGCTTCCACATCGTGCAGAGCAATGGCGGGGTGATGTCGACGGCGACGGCGCGGCGCCTGCCGGTGCGCACGGCGCTGTCCGGCCCCGCCGCCGGGGTGATCGCCGCCGCCGCCATCGCGCGCGCCGCTGGCTTCCCGGACGTGATCACCGGCGATCTCGGCGGAACTTCCTTCGACGTGTCGCTGGTGGTGGGCGGCGGCACCTCGCTGGCGGCGCAGACCACCATCGATTTCGGCCTGGTGATCCGCACGCCGATGATCGAGATCACCACGATCGGCGCCGGCGGCGGCTCGATCGCGCAGGTCGATGCCGGCGGGCTGCTGCAGGTGGGGCCGGAGAGCGCCGGCTCCCGCCCCGGTCCGGTCTGCTACGGCGGTGGCAACACCAGGCCCACGCTGACCGACGCCAATGTGGTGCTGGGCCGCATCAATGCCGAGCGCCCGATCGGCGGCAAGCTGGCGCGGCTGGATGTCGAGGCGGCGCGCGCGGCGATCGCCGCGACGGTGGCCGGGCCGCTCGGCCTGTCGGTGATGGAGGCGGCCGAGGCGATCGTACGCGTGGCCAATGGCCACATGGCCGGCGCCATCCGCCTCGTCTCGATCGAGCGCGGCCACGATCCGGCGCGCTTCGCCGCGGTGCCGTTCGGGGGAGGGGGCGCGCTGCATGCCGGTGCCCTGCTGCGCGATGTCGGGCTGAAGGCGGCGCTGATCCCGCGCTATCCCGGCGTTACCTCGGCGCTGGGCTGCGTCATTGCCGATATCCGGCATGACCAGGTGCAGACGGTGAACCTTGCCCTCGACGGGCTCGATGCCGGGGCGCTGGACCGGCGCATGGTCGAGGAGGCACGCGCCGCCCGCGCGGTGGTGGACGCCGCCGGCCTCGCCATGGAGCGCGTCGATCTCAGTTTTGCCTTCGACATGCACTATGTCGGCCAGACCCACACCGTGACGGTGCCCTTGCCGCTCACGGTGACGGGCGGGACCACCGGCCTGACCGAAGACGTTGCGCGCGCGGCCTTCGAGGCGGCCTACCAGGAATCGTTCAGCCGGCTGTTGCCCGGCGTGCCGGCACGGATCGTCAACCTGCGCACCACCGCGATCGGCCGGCGCCCGCATTTCGATCTCGCGGCATTGGCGCCGGGACCCGAGGCCTCGCTGGAGCAGGCGCGGCTCGGCACCCGGCCGGTCTGGTTCGACGGGGCTTGGCACGAGGCGGAGATCTTCGCGCGCCTGTTGCTGCCGGTGGGCAGCGTGCTCGCCGGCCCCGCCATCCTGGAGCAGCCCGACGCGACCATCGTCGTCGATCCCGGCCTGACGGCGCGGGTCGATGCGTGGGGCAACGTCATTCTCGAGCCCGCGCCATGA
- a CDS encoding hydantoinase B/oxoprolinase family protein, producing the protein MSNPTQVDPVTLAILKGRLEQIADEMDATLYRSAFNPIIAEARDACHGLYHAETGATLVQGSNGLPIFVGAMAFAVKAVIDKVAREGGLQPGDTFLFNDPYDGGTHLNDFRLVRPVFRNGRLFCWMASVGHWLDIGGNVPGGYNPKATESFQEGVRIPPVKLISAGRMNTDLLDILAANARVPTSNWGDLNGQLNALDLGEKRFAALLDEYGDTTLAAAFVQFSDRAEALMRAAIRALPEGRYSFEDTLDNDGITDDPLTVALDLTIRDGTMTLDFSRSSPAAQGPINISRATTIAACYVALKHVFTAVPANAGCLRPIEFVITDGSLLGARAPRPVAGYTETILRLIGVVFGALAQADPSRAMAGPFGTINALSLAGYRADGSRWVMFSFFGGGLGGNPEGDGLSHANNPISTATIPPVEILEAAYPVMFTQWALRPDSAGAGTHRGGLGAIYEIEALTDASVSLLGERGKAAPFGVAGGGAAALNRFIWQADDGERSPPMVSKVTDVSIRAGQRVRLETPGGGGWGDPARRDPQAVARDVALGYVSAAAAARQGETA; encoded by the coding sequence ATGAGCAACCCCACCCAGGTCGATCCGGTCACGCTGGCGATCCTCAAGGGCCGGCTGGAGCAGATCGCCGACGAGATGGACGCGACGCTGTACCGCTCGGCATTCAACCCGATCATCGCCGAGGCGCGGGATGCCTGCCACGGCCTTTATCACGCTGAGACCGGCGCGACGTTGGTGCAAGGATCCAACGGCCTGCCGATCTTCGTCGGCGCCATGGCCTTCGCGGTGAAGGCGGTCATCGACAAGGTGGCGCGCGAGGGCGGGCTGCAGCCGGGCGACACCTTCCTCTTCAACGACCCGTACGACGGCGGCACTCACCTGAATGATTTCCGGCTGGTGAGGCCGGTGTTCCGCAACGGGCGGCTGTTCTGCTGGATGGCCTCGGTCGGACACTGGCTCGACATCGGCGGCAACGTCCCGGGCGGCTACAACCCGAAGGCCACCGAGAGCTTCCAGGAAGGCGTGCGCATCCCGCCGGTGAAGCTGATCAGCGCCGGGCGAATGAACACCGACCTGCTCGACATCCTCGCGGCCAATGCGCGGGTGCCGACCAGCAACTGGGGCGACCTGAACGGGCAGCTCAACGCGCTCGATCTCGGCGAGAAGCGCTTCGCCGCGCTGCTCGACGAGTACGGCGACACCACGCTCGCCGCCGCCTTCGTGCAGTTCTCCGACCGTGCCGAGGCGCTGATGCGCGCGGCGATCCGGGCGCTGCCGGAAGGCCGCTATTCCTTCGAGGACACGCTCGACAATGACGGCATCACCGACGACCCGCTGACGGTGGCGCTCGACCTGACTATCCGCGACGGGACGATGACGCTGGATTTCTCGCGCTCCTCGCCGGCGGCGCAGGGGCCGATCAACATCTCCCGTGCCACCACCATCGCCGCCTGCTACGTGGCGCTGAAGCACGTCTTCACCGCGGTGCCGGCCAATGCCGGCTGCCTGCGCCCGATCGAGTTCGTCATCACCGACGGCTCGCTGCTCGGTGCGCGGGCGCCACGGCCGGTGGCGGGCTACACCGAAACCATCCTGCGGCTGATCGGCGTGGTGTTCGGCGCGCTGGCGCAGGCCGATCCGTCGCGGGCGATGGCCGGCCCCTTCGGTACCATCAACGCGCTGTCGCTGGCCGGTTACCGGGCGGATGGCTCGCGCTGGGTGATGTTCTCCTTCTTCGGCGGCGGGCTGGGCGGCAATCCCGAGGGCGACGGGCTCAGCCATGCCAACAACCCGATTTCCACTGCCACCATTCCGCCGGTGGAGATCCTGGAGGCGGCCTATCCGGTGATGTTCACGCAATGGGCGCTGCGCCCGGATTCGGCCGGGGCGGGCACGCATCGCGGCGGGCTCGGGGCGATCTACGAGATCGAGGCGCTGACCGATGCCTCGGTCTCGCTGCTGGGCGAGCGCGGCAAGGCAGCGCCGTTCGGGGTCGCCGGTGGCGGCGCCGCGGCGCTCAACCGTTTCATCTGGCAGGCCGACGACGGCGAGCGGTCGCCGCCCATGGTGTCCAAGGTCACCGATGTGTCGATCCGCGCCGGGCAGCGGGTGCGGCTGGAAACCCCCGGCGGCGGTGGCTGGGGCGATCCGGCGCGGCGCGATCCGCAGGCGGTCGCCCGCGATGTCGCGCTCGGCTATGTCAGCGCCGCGGCGGCCGCGCGGCAGGGAGAGACGGCATGA
- a CDS encoding isocitrate lyase/PEP mutase family protein, with protein sequence MGLKDRLQQQAVLLAPGVYDALTASLAAAAGFEALYLSGAAIAYTRLGRPDIGLVSMNEVVETIALVRDRVPTPLVVDADNGYGNALNVQRTVRLFERAGANAIQLEDQTLPKRCGHLQDKTLIPAAEMAGKIRAAVDARTSEATLIIARTDAVAVEGFGPAIERARLYADCGADVLFVEAPRNRAQLAAVTAELGGLRPLLANMVEGGDTPLASANELGEIGFRLVIFPGGIVRALARTAQEYYGSLARHGTNAPFADRMFDFGALNALIGTPAMLALGQAYASGKGTDA encoded by the coding sequence ATGGGACTGAAGGACAGGCTGCAACAGCAAGCGGTGCTGCTGGCGCCGGGGGTGTACGACGCGCTGACCGCCTCGCTGGCGGCGGCGGCCGGGTTCGAGGCGCTTTATCTCTCCGGCGCGGCGATTGCCTATACGCGGCTCGGGCGCCCGGATATCGGGCTGGTGTCGATGAACGAGGTGGTGGAGACGATCGCGCTGGTGCGCGACCGCGTGCCGACCCCGCTGGTGGTGGACGCCGACAACGGCTACGGCAATGCGCTGAACGTGCAGCGCACGGTGCGGCTGTTCGAGCGGGCCGGCGCCAATGCCATCCAGCTTGAAGACCAGACCCTGCCGAAGCGCTGCGGCCATCTGCAGGACAAGACGCTGATCCCGGCGGCCGAGATGGCCGGCAAGATTCGTGCGGCGGTGGATGCCCGCACCAGTGAGGCGACGCTGATCATCGCGCGCACCGATGCGGTGGCGGTGGAAGGCTTCGGGCCGGCCATCGAACGGGCGCGGCTTTACGCGGACTGCGGTGCCGACGTGCTGTTCGTCGAGGCGCCGCGCAACCGGGCGCAACTGGCCGCCGTCACCGCCGAACTCGGCGGACTGCGCCCCTTGCTGGCCAACATGGTGGAAGGCGGCGACACGCCGCTCGCCTCGGCGAACGAGCTTGGGGAGATCGGCTTCCGGCTGGTGATCTTCCCGGGCGGCATCGTGCGGGCGCTGGCACGCACGGCGCAGGAATACTACGGCTCGCTGGCGCGGCACGGCACCAACGCCCCCTTCGCCGACCGCATGTTCGATTTCGGCGCGCTCAATGCGCTGATCGGCACGCCGGCGATGCTGGCGCTCGGCCAGGCCTACGCCAGTGGCAAGGGAACCGACGCATGA
- a CDS encoding ABC transporter ATP-binding protein yields the protein MLEVSGLRAGYDGVEVLRGLDLRVEAGEIVAVLGANGVGKTTLNKALSGVLRPLGGEIRFDGARIDRAGAAAIVAAGLIHVPEGRRIFPDLSVRDNLLLGSYRRGRARRDVNLAHIYEIFPRLHERARQRAGTLSGGEQQMLAIGRGMMAEPRLLILDEPSLGLSPLLVEEMFALIRRLNAEGLAILLVEQNVVQTLEIAGRAYILENGSCALSGPAAVLRNDPELKRTYLGL from the coding sequence ATGCTTGAGGTCAGCGGGCTGCGCGCCGGCTATGACGGCGTCGAGGTGCTGCGTGGCCTCGACCTGCGGGTCGAGGCGGGCGAGATCGTCGCCGTGCTGGGGGCCAACGGCGTCGGCAAGACCACGCTCAACAAGGCGCTGTCCGGCGTGCTGCGGCCCTTGGGCGGCGAGATCCGCTTCGATGGTGCCCGCATCGATCGCGCCGGGGCCGCTGCCATCGTCGCCGCCGGGCTGATCCATGTCCCGGAAGGACGCAGGATTTTTCCCGACCTTTCCGTGCGCGACAACCTGCTGCTTGGCAGCTACCGGCGCGGGCGGGCGCGGCGGGACGTCAATCTTGCCCATATCTACGAAATCTTTCCCCGGCTGCACGAGCGCGCCCGGCAGCGCGCGGGCACGCTGTCCGGGGGCGAGCAGCAGATGCTGGCGATTGGCCGCGGCATGATGGCCGAGCCGCGCCTGCTGATCCTCGACGAACCCTCGCTCGGGCTGTCGCCGCTGCTGGTCGAGGAGATGTTCGCGCTGATCCGCCGGCTCAACGCCGAAGGACTCGCGATCCTGCTGGTGGAGCAGAACGTGGTGCAGACGCTGGAGATCGCGGGCCGCGCCTATATCCTGGAGAACGGCAGTTGCGCGCTCTCCGGGCCGGCCGCCGTGCTGCGCAACGATCCCGAACTGAAGCGGACCTATCTCGGCCTGTAG
- a CDS encoding ABC transporter ATP-binding protein — protein sequence MLDVVQVSKWYGGLQAIADASLTVAEGAIVGLIGPNGAGKTTLFGVISGFVPPSGGEVRFAGTAVTAEPPHLRARRGIARTFQIVQPFAGLSVHENIAVGAYLRHAHRADAMGHAARVAERVGLGPMLDQPAAALTVAGRKRLELARALATEPRLLLLDEVLAGLNPSEIRDILPVLRSIREGGVTILMIEHVMQAVMALCEDVYVLAQGRMIAHGPPREVCEDPAVIEAYLGHGMAARIQAAAHA from the coding sequence ATGCTGGACGTCGTGCAGGTCTCCAAGTGGTATGGCGGATTGCAGGCCATCGCCGATGCCTCGCTGACCGTCGCCGAAGGGGCCATCGTCGGGCTGATCGGGCCGAACGGCGCCGGCAAGACGACGTTGTTCGGGGTGATTTCCGGCTTCGTGCCGCCCAGCGGCGGCGAAGTGCGCTTCGCCGGCACCGCCGTCACCGCCGAGCCGCCGCATCTGCGCGCGCGCCGCGGCATCGCCCGTACCTTCCAGATCGTGCAGCCCTTCGCCGGGCTGTCGGTGCACGAAAACATCGCCGTCGGCGCCTATCTGCGGCATGCCCATCGGGCCGATGCCATGGGCCATGCCGCCCGCGTCGCCGAACGGGTTGGGCTCGGGCCGATGCTGGACCAGCCGGCGGCGGCGCTGACGGTGGCCGGGCGCAAGCGCCTGGAACTGGCGCGGGCGCTGGCCACCGAACCGCGGCTGCTGCTGCTCGACGAGGTGCTGGCCGGGCTCAATCCCTCGGAGATCCGCGACATCCTGCCGGTGCTGCGCTCGATCCGCGAGGGCGGGGTGACCATCCTGATGATCGAGCACGTGATGCAGGCGGTGATGGCGCTGTGCGAGGATGTCTACGTGCTGGCGCAGGGGCGGATGATCGCGCATGGCCCGCCGCGCGAGGTGTGCGAGGACCCGGCGGTGATCGAGGCCTATCTCGGCCATGGCATGGCCGCGCGCATCCAGGCGGCCGCGCATGCTTGA
- a CDS encoding branched-chain amino acid ABC transporter permease, whose translation MKPRDLLPLLALVAALAIVPAFASNSFLNFLVTALIVAIAAQGWNLLGGFGGQFSFGHAAFFGTGAYVTAVLQIRLGVNAWLAAGLGVLAGAAIGGVIGLLVFRARLRGSYFALVTLAFAEVLRILANAADITGGAAGLLVRLAPDPWNFQFQDRASFAWIAVACVGAALLLGRVLERGRFGAQLVAVRENEDAARALGVDVLATKLKAIVLSAGMTACAGCLYVQYFLYLDANIAYGAWISVEALLAAIVGGVGTVTGPVIGALALHALAELTKGIAVSVNGADLVLFGLLLVLTIAFAPAGIVGSVRRLRSWRRSAQGRPAGEA comes from the coding sequence ATGAAGCCACGCGACCTATTGCCGCTGCTGGCGCTGGTGGCGGCGCTGGCGATCGTGCCGGCCTTTGCCTCCAACAGCTTCCTCAATTTCCTGGTCACCGCCCTGATCGTGGCGATCGCCGCCCAGGGCTGGAACCTGCTGGGCGGCTTCGGCGGCCAGTTTTCCTTCGGCCACGCGGCCTTCTTCGGCACCGGCGCCTATGTCACCGCCGTGCTGCAGATCCGCCTGGGGGTGAATGCCTGGCTGGCCGCCGGGCTGGGCGTGCTCGCCGGGGCCGCCATCGGCGGAGTGATCGGCCTGCTGGTGTTCCGGGCCCGCCTGCGGGGCTCCTATTTCGCGCTGGTGACGCTGGCCTTCGCCGAGGTGCTGCGTATCCTCGCCAATGCCGCCGACATCACCGGCGGGGCCGCCGGGCTGCTGGTGCGGCTGGCGCCCGATCCGTGGAACTTCCAGTTCCAGGACCGTGCGTCCTTCGCCTGGATCGCTGTGGCCTGTGTCGGCGCGGCGCTGCTGCTGGGGCGCGTCCTCGAACGCGGCCGTTTCGGCGCGCAGCTGGTAGCGGTGCGCGAGAACGAGGACGCGGCGCGGGCGCTCGGCGTCGATGTGCTGGCGACCAAGCTGAAGGCGATCGTGCTCTCGGCCGGCATGACCGCCTGCGCCGGGTGCCTCTATGTCCAGTATTTCCTCTATCTCGATGCCAATATCGCCTACGGCGCCTGGATCTCCGTCGAGGCGCTGCTGGCCGCGATCGTCGGCGGGGTCGGCACCGTGACCGGGCCGGTGATCGGCGCGCTGGCGTTGCACGCGCTGGCCGAACTGACCAAGGGCATCGCCGTCTCGGTCAACGGCGCCGACCTGGTGCTGTTCGGCCTTCTGCTGGTGCTCACCATCGCCTTCGCGCCCGCCGGCATCGTCGGCTCGGTGCGGCGGCTGCGGTCATGGCGGCGGTCCGCGCAGGGCCGGCCCGCCGGGGAGGCGTGA
- a CDS encoding branched-chain amino acid ABC transporter permease: MYSPAIIGEAVANGLLTGAVYALVALGLTLVYGVLHIINFAHGALLTCAMFAVWGLGAAWGVDPYLAILPLMAAFFAIGYALQRCVIGPAAHGDDGNVLLVTLGLSIAIENGLLAVFHSDTRTLAGDASFQVVEIGPMLISQPRLIGFAGSVLVALALWLLLAATDTGRAIRAVAREKLGARLVGINVDHIYAVTFGLGCACLAVAACLLMPTFYVNPRVGNAFVLVAFTIVVLGGMGSVPGALLGGLFVGVIESLCGLVLGESLGQIGIFLIFILVLLLRPAGLFGARA, translated from the coding sequence ATGTATTCCCCCGCGATCATCGGCGAGGCCGTGGCCAACGGCCTGCTCACCGGTGCGGTGTATGCGCTCGTCGCCCTCGGCCTGACCCTGGTCTACGGCGTGCTGCACATCATCAACTTCGCGCATGGCGCCCTGCTGACCTGCGCGATGTTCGCCGTCTGGGGGCTCGGCGCCGCCTGGGGCGTCGATCCCTATCTGGCGATCCTGCCGTTGATGGCGGCGTTCTTCGCCATCGGCTACGCGCTGCAACGCTGCGTCATCGGCCCGGCGGCGCATGGCGATGACGGCAACGTGCTGCTGGTCACGCTGGGCCTGTCGATCGCCATCGAGAACGGCTTGCTGGCGGTGTTCCACTCCGACACCCGCACCCTGGCCGGCGATGCGTCCTTCCAGGTAGTGGAGATCGGCCCGATGCTGATCTCGCAGCCGCGCCTGATCGGCTTCGCCGGATCGGTCCTGGTGGCGCTGGCGCTGTGGCTGCTGCTGGCAGCCACCGATACCGGCCGCGCCATCCGCGCCGTCGCCCGGGAAAAGCTCGGCGCCCGGCTGGTCGGGATCAATGTCGACCACATCTATGCCGTGACCTTCGGGCTCGGCTGCGCCTGTCTCGCGGTGGCGGCCTGCCTGCTGATGCCGACCTTCTATGTCAATCCGCGCGTCGGCAATGCCTTCGTGCTGGTCGCCTTCACCATCGTCGTGCTCGGCGGCATGGGCTCGGTGCCCGGCGCCTTGCTCGGGGGGTTGTTCGTGGGCGTGATCGAAAGCCTGTGCGGGCTGGTGCTGGGCGAAAGCCTCGGCCAGATCGGCATTTTCCTGATCTTCATCCTGGTCCTGCTGCTGCGCCCGGCCGGCCTGTTCGGGGCCCGGGCATGA
- a CDS encoding ABC transporter substrate-binding protein — MSHRETRRDRHPARRLTRRALLGTGAALAVGAPAILRAAPAPVRIGILQPVTGALAQDGELGRLGAQLAIEEINAAGGLKALGGASIEMVFGDARSNPEAATQEVERLQNERVAAIVGGYASPICLAASQAAARYDLPYLVDVGVSDQIVQRGLANTFRFAPGFGKVTTVALDNLARLNDAVGRPAKTVVLVHEDGLFGAGLAKLMQAELPKRGFEILETIAHPTPARDMSNVALRIRALQPDLVIPSSYYGESVLLARTMRQQRIRPKGIYCVLNGAASNYRFVREFPDAAAGVMDCNHWADPRNPAAQALQKKVEAAGRLWTYNVQLNYSCVRLMADAIERAGSADRGKIIEALAASTFTGHIMPYGPTRFVGGQNQGAAPVNTQVQDGTIRVIFPDSFADAKPMFPVKG; from the coding sequence GTGAGCCATCGCGAGACCCGCCGCGACCGCCATCCCGCCCGCCGCCTGACCCGGCGGGCCTTGCTCGGCACAGGCGCCGCGCTGGCAGTGGGGGCGCCGGCCATCCTGCGCGCGGCCCCCGCGCCGGTGCGGATCGGCATCCTGCAGCCGGTGACCGGCGCGCTGGCCCAGGACGGCGAGCTTGGCCGCCTCGGCGCGCAGCTGGCGATCGAGGAAATCAACGCCGCCGGCGGGCTGAAGGCGCTGGGCGGGGCGAGCATCGAGATGGTGTTCGGCGATGCCCGCTCCAATCCGGAAGCGGCGACCCAGGAAGTCGAGCGCCTGCAGAACGAGCGTGTGGCCGCGATCGTCGGCGGCTATGCCAGCCCGATCTGCCTCGCCGCCAGTCAGGCCGCCGCGCGCTACGACCTGCCGTACCTCGTCGATGTCGGCGTCTCCGACCAGATCGTGCAGCGCGGCCTGGCCAATACCTTCCGCTTCGCGCCCGGCTTCGGCAAGGTGACCACGGTGGCGCTCGACAACCTCGCGCGCCTGAACGACGCCGTGGGGCGGCCGGCGAAGACCGTGGTGCTGGTGCACGAGGACGGGCTGTTCGGCGCCGGGCTGGCGAAGCTGATGCAGGCCGAATTGCCGAAGCGCGGCTTCGAGATCCTGGAAACCATCGCCCACCCGACGCCGGCGCGCGACATGTCCAACGTGGCGTTGCGCATCCGCGCCCTGCAGCCCGATCTGGTGATCCCGTCGAGCTACTACGGCGAATCGGTGCTGCTCGCGCGCACCATGCGCCAGCAGCGCATCCGGCCGAAGGGCATCTATTGCGTGCTGAACGGCGCCGCCTCCAACTACCGCTTCGTGCGCGAGTTCCCGGACGCCGCCGCCGGGGTGATGGACTGCAACCACTGGGCCGATCCGCGCAACCCGGCCGCCCAGGCGCTGCAGAAGAAGGTCGAGGCCGCCGGCCGGCTGTGGACCTACAATGTCCAGCTCAACTATTCCTGCGTCCGCCTGATGGCCGACGCGATCGAGCGGGCCGGCAGCGCCGATCGCGGCAAGATCATCGAGGCGCTGGCTGCCTCGACCTTCACCGGCCACATCATGCCGTACGGGCCGACCCGCTTCGTTGGCGGCCAGAACCAGGGCGCCGCGCCGGTCAACACCCAGGTGCAGGACGGCACCATCCGGGTGATCTTCCCGGACAGCTTCGCCGACGCGAAGCCGATGTTTCCGGTGAAGGGCTGA
- a CDS encoding GntR family transcriptional regulator translates to MDSSVEPFKARRLYLLLRERIASGELPSGTRLPGEPGLAAEHGVSRMTVRRALDLLAEEGLLRRQPGSGTFVRETGMEQAVCADLADVFSHLKEMGRRTTVRLLQFGYVAPTEAVARALGLATAERAQRSVRIRLLEGAPFSWLTTHVPERIGQTYTEADLAATPLLSLLERSGIVPARARQTIGATLAGPDVAEALEVQIGAPLLSLVRVVEDDGGHGVEHLHALYRPDRFSFTMDLLRTGTPEARRWSPIPTAQAPARPAPAASSSPQHRKPPQ, encoded by the coding sequence TTGGATTCCTCCGTCGAACCCTTCAAGGCACGCCGCCTCTATCTGTTGCTGCGCGAGCGAATCGCCAGTGGCGAGCTGCCATCCGGCACGCGCCTGCCCGGCGAGCCCGGCCTCGCCGCCGAGCACGGCGTTTCCCGCATGACCGTGCGGCGGGCGCTCGACCTGCTGGCCGAGGAAGGATTGCTGCGCCGCCAGCCCGGCTCCGGCACCTTCGTGCGCGAGACCGGCATGGAACAGGCGGTCTGCGCCGATCTCGCCGATGTGTTCAGCCATCTGAAGGAAATGGGCCGGCGCACCACCGTCCGGCTGCTGCAGTTCGGCTACGTGGCGCCGACCGAGGCGGTGGCGCGCGCGCTCGGGCTTGCCACGGCGGAGCGGGCGCAGCGCTCGGTGCGCATCCGTCTGCTGGAAGGCGCGCCGTTCTCCTGGCTGACCACCCATGTGCCCGAGCGGATCGGCCAGACCTATACGGAAGCCGATCTCGCGGCGACGCCGCTGCTGAGCCTGCTCGAACGCTCCGGCATCGTCCCCGCGCGGGCCCGCCAGACCATCGGCGCCACCCTTGCCGGGCCGGATGTCGCCGAGGCGCTGGAAGTGCAGATCGGTGCGCCGCTGCTCTCGCTGGTGCGGGTCGTCGAGGATGACGGCGGACACGGCGTGGAGCACCTGCACGCGTTGTACCGCCCGGACCGTTTCAGCTTCACCATGGACCTGCTGCGCACCGGCACGCCCGAGGCGCGGCGATGGAGCCCGATCCCCACGGCCCAGGCGCCGGCCCGCCCGGCCCCCGCCGCGTCGTCCTCCCCCCAGCACAGGAAGCCACCGCAGTGA